A stretch of Treponema vincentii F0403 DNA encodes these proteins:
- a CDS encoding cytidylyltransferase domain-containing protein: MSVYSGVAVVVQARLNSSRLPRKALLNLCGKPLLAYTLEAMREIPAERYILACDKASAADFAPIAEHYHYTLISGSETDVLGRFCSVIRQFETSLRPITTIIRATADNPFLFTEAAEASVQRFVELGEPDYFTYTGLPHGSGVEILKAKSLLTAERLTDDVYDHEHVGPALYRHTDTFICVKETAPVRWYAPHLRTTVDTQEDFERAELMMQYLQREKASMPPSSSAVMNACRYADRIAVFIPSVREGQGTGHLRRACSLIQELSPQLRCVLYLPSSQPPFVRDVIKKMGITETVSEIPDQACVFILDNFRTQAEEVRQLKKIAPVIALDEGGEGRAFADYLIDILPSLPGKSGLTTPPADNVSVGASETSGAPQGASASSTEPLHRTADHSERSTDYSDSAERSTDHLESIEALRANLTEVNFIELPRKRKRDGALKKYEKNGRYFFPLENAKLLIACGGEDAAQMGLPLAYTLAELGAEVSVIEPSEKKYAQQKMNLYVYPYLENLRDRLCEWDIVVTHYGFTAFEALAAGCAVILVSPTDYHYQLGINAGFSTMPAGIPSAQDFKALFKAGIGIPSIVTPQSKEKSLARFILKLSTATAHRCPLCDEQSPLPPEGRAENKTVSLCPVCGMHYPSFIAAEKKDYSEQYFFEEYQAQYGKTYLEDFESIKRQGLRRMSIINAIYAKVFNGGKEESLFEGLHHGTKRILDVGCAYGPFLAAAKEAGWNPVGTDISAEAVHYVCKTLQLPACQAPFPVLPARFPFTVEKTFTEQHNQSLSIPLEAGGFSAVTMWFVIEHFQDLNSVLQKVYELLIGGGLFAFSTPALSGVTGRWNRRLFFAQSPTDHYTIWDRRQAKKQLERYGFTVKKIVSIGHHPERFPHAAKIKKGGLRWNILMLVSKLFKLGDSMEIYAVKMGAFDD; the protein is encoded by the coding sequence ATGAGCGTTTATTCGGGCGTTGCCGTTGTCGTACAAGCACGCCTTAATTCTTCACGGCTACCGCGCAAGGCGCTTTTAAACCTTTGCGGTAAGCCGCTTCTTGCCTATACGCTTGAAGCGATGCGGGAGATTCCTGCGGAGCGGTACATCCTTGCCTGCGACAAGGCCTCTGCGGCGGACTTTGCGCCGATAGCGGAGCACTATCATTATACCCTCATCAGCGGTTCTGAAACCGATGTGTTGGGGCGCTTTTGTTCGGTGATCAGGCAGTTTGAAACCTCGCTCCGGCCTATTACGACGATTATCCGTGCGACGGCGGATAATCCTTTTTTGTTTACCGAAGCGGCCGAAGCCTCCGTTCAGCGGTTCGTAGAACTGGGAGAGCCCGATTACTTTACTTACACCGGACTTCCGCACGGCAGCGGCGTCGAAATTTTAAAGGCAAAGAGTCTTCTTACTGCGGAGCGGCTCACCGATGACGTGTATGACCATGAGCACGTCGGCCCCGCCCTGTATCGGCATACCGACACCTTTATCTGTGTAAAAGAAACCGCTCCGGTGCGGTGGTATGCGCCGCACCTCCGGACGACGGTGGATACGCAGGAGGATTTTGAGCGTGCGGAATTGATGATGCAGTACCTGCAAAGGGAAAAAGCCTCAATGCCTCCGTCTTCCTCCGCAGTGATGAATGCGTGCCGTTATGCCGACAGAATTGCAGTCTTTATTCCGTCGGTACGGGAAGGGCAGGGAACGGGGCATCTCCGCCGCGCCTGCAGCTTGATACAAGAACTGTCTCCTCAGCTGCGCTGCGTACTGTATCTCCCTTCATCCCAGCCTCCGTTTGTGCGGGATGTGATTAAGAAAATGGGAATTACCGAGACGGTCAGCGAAATTCCCGATCAAGCCTGTGTTTTTATCCTCGATAATTTTAGGACGCAGGCGGAAGAAGTGCGTCAGCTTAAAAAAATTGCACCGGTGATTGCCTTGGACGAAGGAGGAGAGGGTAGGGCGTTTGCCGATTATCTAATCGATATTCTCCCTTCTTTGCCCGGCAAAAGCGGATTAACCACACCGCCTGCTGATAATGTATCGGTCGGAGCGTCGGAGACATCGGGTGCGCCGCAGGGGGCATCGGCTTCATCGACGGAGCCGTTACATCGTACTGCAGATCATTCAGAGCGTAGTACCGATTATTCCGACAGTGCCGAACGTAGTACAGATCACTTAGAATCGATTGAAGCGCTCCGTGCGAATCTCACCGAAGTCAACTTTATCGAGCTGCCTCGGAAACGGAAGCGGGACGGCGCATTGAAAAAATATGAAAAGAACGGAAGATATTTTTTCCCGCTTGAAAATGCCAAACTCCTGATTGCATGCGGCGGGGAAGATGCCGCTCAAATGGGACTTCCTCTTGCTTATACGCTTGCCGAACTCGGCGCGGAAGTTTCCGTCATTGAGCCGAGCGAAAAAAAATATGCCCAGCAGAAAATGAACCTCTATGTGTATCCTTATTTGGAAAACCTGAGGGATAGGCTCTGCGAATGGGACATCGTGGTAACGCACTACGGTTTTACCGCCTTTGAAGCGCTCGCTGCAGGCTGCGCCGTCATTCTGGTCTCTCCAACCGATTATCATTATCAGCTGGGTATCAACGCGGGATTTTCCACGATGCCCGCAGGTATTCCTTCCGCTCAGGATTTTAAGGCACTGTTCAAAGCCGGTATCGGTATTCCGTCCATCGTTACACCTCAGTCAAAAGAGAAAAGCCTTGCGCGTTTTATCTTAAAGCTTTCTACGGCAACCGCGCACCGCTGCCCGCTCTGCGACGAACAATCTCCGCTTCCTCCCGAAGGCAGGGCGGAAAATAAAACCGTTTCACTCTGTCCGGTTTGCGGGATGCACTATCCTTCGTTCATTGCCGCCGAGAAAAAAGACTACAGCGAGCAGTATTTTTTTGAAGAATATCAGGCACAATATGGAAAAACCTATCTTGAAGACTTTGAATCGATTAAGCGGCAGGGCTTACGCCGGATGTCGATCATCAATGCAATCTATGCAAAGGTTTTTAACGGCGGCAAGGAAGAATCTCTTTTTGAAGGGCTTCACCACGGCACAAAGAGGATTCTCGATGTAGGCTGCGCTTACGGCCCCTTCCTTGCGGCTGCAAAGGAAGCCGGCTGGAATCCGGTCGGTACCGATATTTCCGCGGAGGCTGTGCACTATGTTTGCAAGACGCTGCAGCTTCCCGCGTGTCAGGCGCCGTTTCCCGTACTTCCGGCACGGTTCCCTTTTACGGTTGAAAAAACCTTTACCGAACAGCATAATCAATCGCTCAGCATTCCGCTTGAAGCGGGCGGTTTTTCCGCGGTAACGATGTGGTTTGTGATCGAGCATTTTCAAGATTTGAATTCGGTGCTGCAGAAGGTTTACGAACTTTTGATCGGCGGAGGGCTTTTTGCCTTTTCGACGCCAGCATTGTCTGGCGTTACCGGCCGCTGGAACCGCCGCCTCTTTTTTGCGCAGAGCCCGACCGATCACTATACTATCTGGGATAGGCGTCAGGCAAAAAAACAGCTGGAACGTTACGGCTTTACCGTAAAAAAGATCGTGTCTATCGGGCATCATCCCGAGCGGTTCCCTCACGCCGCAAAGATAAAAAAAGGCGGCCTCCGGTGGAACATACTGATGCTGGTCAGTAAGCTTTTTAAGCTGGGAGACAGCATGGAAATCTATGCGGTAAAGATGGGAGCGTTTGATGACTAA
- a CDS encoding spiro-SPASM protein yields the protein MKSFVVLAANGISDYAMQPLTEGGYTALASALERTSRFPDYAGTIITAEAERCAEIQKYCGEVRPAALPPVQVVPVAEHTAAAFFQALSPFAAEADHLFIAWADAPFLDSSGAAQLYAQHCTYKAEYSFADGYPEGLLPQIVAAGLVPILAALPFAAEVPLNRSFLFDTIKKDINSYDLETMIAPDDVRYLRLAFYTGDKASWLLCRHFAGITAENYAAYISERLEYLRTLPAYYGIEITAYHPLHSIYRPKLFPEHFDLSCCMDVEYAVRLIDAIAAFSESAVISLSLYGEPLLHPHFAAIAAQILNHRNLSVLIETSGITEQPADTEQAVDNAPYFDRLAQVCKDAPPRSNGHLPVYWIVDVDAAGSKTYGAVHQLSDEDAERCLKQAVTFADRLAQVFPKAVWVQMTRMNENEAELEPFYRLWEKREAKPLIQKYDHLCGALPDRRPADIAPLHRHPCWHLKRDMSICTDGTVPLCKEDYNRSVVLGNAFTMPLETIWQNGQDFYREQIQSCYKGVCEHCDEYYTYNF from the coding sequence ATGAAATCTTTTGTTGTGCTGGCTGCTAACGGTATTTCCGATTATGCCATGCAGCCGCTTACCGAAGGCGGCTATACCGCCCTTGCTTCCGCTCTGGAGCGTACAAGCCGTTTTCCCGATTATGCGGGTACAATTATCACTGCCGAAGCGGAGCGATGCGCTGAAATTCAAAAATACTGCGGTGAGGTGCGCCCTGCCGCCCTGCCGCCGGTGCAGGTTGTTCCGGTTGCGGAACATACTGCAGCTGCGTTTTTTCAGGCACTGAGTCCTTTTGCTGCGGAAGCCGATCACCTCTTTATTGCGTGGGCGGACGCTCCGTTTTTAGACAGCTCCGGTGCGGCGCAGCTTTATGCTCAACATTGCACATATAAGGCGGAATACAGTTTTGCGGACGGATACCCCGAAGGCTTGCTTCCGCAAATCGTAGCGGCGGGGCTTGTGCCGATATTAGCGGCGCTGCCTTTTGCGGCAGAGGTACCGCTTAACCGTTCCTTTCTCTTTGATACCATTAAAAAAGATATAAACTCTTATGATTTGGAGACCATGATCGCCCCCGATGACGTGCGGTACCTCAGGCTTGCCTTCTACACCGGCGACAAGGCTTCATGGCTCTTGTGCCGGCATTTTGCCGGTATCACTGCGGAAAATTATGCGGCGTACATTTCGGAGCGGCTGGAGTATTTGCGTACCTTGCCCGCCTATTACGGGATTGAAATAACAGCCTATCACCCATTGCATTCCATTTACCGCCCCAAGCTGTTTCCGGAACACTTTGACCTTTCTTGCTGCATGGATGTTGAATACGCCGTCCGGCTTATCGATGCGATTGCCGCCTTTTCCGAAAGTGCGGTTATTTCGTTGTCATTGTACGGGGAGCCGCTCCTGCATCCGCATTTTGCAGCGATTGCAGCGCAGATACTGAACCATCGGAATCTTTCGGTATTGATAGAAACAAGCGGCATTACGGAACAGCCCGCAGATACGGAGCAAGCCGTAGATAATGCACCCTATTTTGACCGGCTGGCTCAAGTTTGTAAGGACGCGCCGCCGAGAAGCAACGGACACTTACCGGTTTACTGGATTGTCGATGTCGATGCAGCGGGCTCAAAAACATACGGCGCGGTTCATCAGCTTTCCGATGAGGACGCCGAACGCTGTTTAAAGCAGGCGGTAACCTTTGCGGATCGGTTAGCTCAAGTGTTTCCAAAGGCCGTATGGGTACAGATGACGCGGATGAATGAAAACGAGGCGGAGCTGGAACCTTTCTACCGGCTATGGGAAAAGAGGGAAGCAAAGCCGCTTATTCAAAAATACGATCACCTTTGCGGGGCGCTTCCCGATCGGCGTCCTGCAGATATTGCTCCGCTCCATCGGCATCCGTGCTGGCATCTCAAGCGGGATATGTCTATATGTACGGACGGAACCGTTCCGCTCTGTAAAGAAGATTATAATCGTTCGGTTGTACTTGGTAACGCTTTTACGATGCCGCTCGAAACGATTTGGCAAAACGGACAGGATTTTTACCGTGAGCAGATACAATCCTGCTATAAGGGGGTATGTGAACATTGTGACGAATATTATACCTACAACTTTTAA
- a CDS encoding GerMN domain-containing protein: MAKRTKRKISLGCLFWIVFILLIAVLFFLNKDTISFVLEKTNARSIFSNNKVEKTQESTQTLPEIQSKEDSAGGAPVTGDGSKEPEQDAKTEPAKLQQNAKQQSADKQPAAPVKPEPANPRNSEQIKKTSPENQTQSASQQSTAQTTAPNAATSKPADERTAQRSTAAVQQQPSVSSSAPSSAAAVPVKPAADKDQSVSVRKAVIYWIRVDADGKLLPKSAVRLMPKSDAPMSDALEALFAAPTVEELKQGVRTLVPPGTKLRSAWVKDGVAFINVSEEFQFNQYGIDGALAQLSQVVFTATEFSTVKSVQFLIEGQKKDYLGAEGVWIGSPLSRTSF, from the coding sequence ATGGCAAAACGTACAAAAAGGAAAATATCGCTCGGCTGTCTTTTTTGGATTGTATTTATTTTATTGATTGCTGTGCTTTTTTTCTTAAATAAAGATACTATTTCTTTTGTTTTAGAGAAAACAAATGCAAGGAGTATATTCTCAAACAATAAAGTTGAAAAAACTCAAGAATCTACACAGACACTGCCTGAAATTCAATCTAAAGAAGATAGTGCGGGTGGTGCACCGGTAACGGGAGACGGCAGTAAAGAGCCGGAACAGGATGCAAAGACCGAACCGGCCAAGCTTCAGCAAAATGCCAAGCAGCAATCTGCGGATAAGCAGCCGGCTGCACCGGTAAAGCCTGAACCTGCTAATCCGCGAAACAGTGAGCAAATCAAGAAAACATCGCCGGAAAATCAAACGCAGAGTGCTTCTCAACAAAGCACTGCACAGACAACCGCACCGAATGCGGCGACGTCTAAACCGGCTGATGAACGAACTGCGCAGCGCAGCACTGCAGCTGTGCAACAGCAGCCGTCAGTATCTTCATCGGCGCCGTCATCCGCTGCAGCCGTACCGGTAAAACCGGCAGCCGATAAAGATCAGTCGGTTTCAGTCAGAAAAGCGGTTATATATTGGATACGGGTGGATGCGGACGGAAAACTGCTTCCGAAAAGCGCAGTCCGGTTGATGCCTAAATCCGACGCACCGATGAGCGATGCGCTTGAAGCGCTTTTTGCCGCTCCTACCGTAGAGGAATTAAAACAGGGCGTGCGGACGCTTGTACCGCCGGGGACAAAGCTCCGTTCAGCATGGGTAAAAGACGGTGTGGCTTTTATCAATGTGAGCGAAGAATTTCAATTTAACCAATACGGTATCGACGGAGCGTTGGCACAGCTTTCGCAGGTTGTCTTTACGGCAACGGAGTTTTCGACCGTAAAATCGGTGCAGTTCCTAATCGAAGGGCAAAAAAAAGATTATCTCGGCGCGGAGGGTGTGTGGATCGGTTCGCCGCTTTCGCGTACCTCTTTCTAA
- a CDS encoding helix-turn-helix domain-containing protein: protein MRVLLYDQDLQRNRSLHRYLEDANIQVAAAYCLKDFLSKFESPSLKILLIEHSRITHYNINIEELLDQLGLTFTVIDYTETETTFDFSVHYLSSYYYYPFTTEKDKELIKKVKKRLRKYKKQKEKNTHHIEPEILNARYANANTVNQIMEYFTEKQKQLITKLLEKQEGISIEEIIELLNAQNVKNSQNYVQAHIYRLRNKLHRLLGNDYIITYKKHTYQLLCIHR from the coding sequence ATGAGAGTGCTTTTATATGATCAAGATCTGCAAAGAAATAGAAGTCTCCACCGGTATCTTGAAGATGCCAATATACAAGTTGCGGCTGCTTATTGCTTAAAGGATTTTCTTTCAAAGTTTGAAAGCCCATCGCTTAAAATATTACTTATCGAACACAGTAGAATAACGCATTATAATATCAATATTGAGGAATTACTCGATCAGCTCGGCTTAACCTTTACCGTGATTGACTATACCGAAACGGAAACAACCTTTGATTTTTCCGTTCATTATCTATCGTCATATTATTACTATCCGTTCACAACGGAAAAAGATAAAGAACTGATTAAAAAAGTTAAGAAAAGGCTTCGAAAGTATAAGAAACAAAAAGAAAAAAATACACATCACATAGAACCCGAAATCCTCAATGCTCGATATGCAAACGCAAACACCGTTAATCAGATAATGGAATACTTTACGGAGAAACAAAAACAACTAATTACCAAGTTATTAGAAAAACAAGAAGGTATAAGTATAGAAGAAATTATTGAATTATTAAATGCACAAAATGTTAAAAACAGCCAAAACTATGTACAGGCACATATCTATCGGCTTAGAAATAAACTACACCGTCTTCTCGGAAACGATTATATTATCACGTACAAAAAGCATACCTACCAGCTGCTCTGTATTCATAGATAA
- a CDS encoding response regulator has protein sequence MISKQDFPSINERAPGGVKADGSAYKVLVVDDSIFVSKQIGQILTSEGYEVIATAVDGFEGVEKYKELCPNVDLVTMGITMPKMDGITALEQIMAFDKNAKVVMISALGKEELVKKSLLLGAKNYIVKPLDRKKVLERIAAVLSK, from the coding sequence ATGATTTCTAAACAAGATTTTCCGTCTATTAACGAACGTGCCCCGGGCGGTGTAAAGGCTGATGGTTCAGCTTATAAAGTCCTGGTGGTAGATGATTCTATTTTTGTTTCCAAACAGATTGGCCAAATTTTAACCAGCGAAGGTTATGAAGTTATTGCAACTGCTGTCGACGGTTTTGAGGGCGTTGAAAAGTATAAAGAGTTGTGTCCGAACGTTGACCTTGTTACTATGGGTATTACCATGCCTAAAATGGACGGTATTACAGCTCTTGAACAGATAATGGCTTTTGATAAAAATGCAAAAGTCGTTATGATCAGCGCTCTTGGAAAAGAAGAACTGGTAAAGAAATCGCTGCTGCTTGGAGCAAAAAACTATATCGTAAAACCGCTTGATCGCAAAAAGGTACTCGAGCGCATCGCTGCCGTTTTATCGAAATAG
- a CDS encoding chemotaxis protein CheX, whose protein sequence is MRVEYINPFSEAAYNILVQVLGGEVKRGDLYLKSTCMPVMGVAAIVGLAGDVEGRVIFDMTPETALKIASTMNQEEFTEFDELGRATITELANLITAQAVTKLHDLGFKFDLTPPALFTGDNMSISSSDIEALIVPMETAQGKVEINVAIRDRA, encoded by the coding sequence ATGCGTGTAGAGTATATCAATCCGTTTAGCGAAGCTGCCTATAATATCTTAGTGCAAGTGCTCGGCGGTGAAGTTAAACGCGGTGACTTGTATTTGAAATCTACTTGTATGCCTGTGATGGGCGTTGCGGCAATTGTAGGTTTGGCCGGTGATGTTGAAGGGCGGGTTATTTTTGATATGACACCTGAAACGGCATTAAAGATCGCATCGACGATGAATCAAGAAGAGTTCACCGAATTTGATGAACTGGGCCGTGCGACAATCACGGAACTTGCTAACCTCATTACCGCACAAGCAGTAACAAAACTGCATGATCTCGGGTTTAAATTCGATTTAACCCCGCCTGCTCTTTTCACCGGTGATAATATGTCAATATCCAGCAGCGATATTGAGGCATTGATTGTACCGATGGAAACGGCGCAAGGTAAAGTTGAAATAAACGTTGCTATTCGCGACAGAGCATAA
- a CDS encoding CheR family methyltransferase has protein sequence MERTELNTSVNEEMQEEYVSEHVSIIDFKMITFSLAEKDYAIDIMKVKEIAKANNFTYVPNTAPFVLGVYNLRGDIIPIIDLRIFFNIPIKQRAKDTIESMVIINVDDQTFGIVVDRIDKVVGVSKNTIQPPHPIFGDINIKYIYGVVENAGQLYILLDVDRIFAARTVTDAKPVVVEEEAVPAAADTVTKAVVSDVTQSNDALDIRFIGDTLAALGQFYASPVNNAWLEKRYYEWRDMRVASSIQIQSEDQAREFLSNFLSPDTHRFWSDGYMNTVLAALPDNDAKIITVWNVGCDAGYETYSLAVLLKQKYPRSAIRIYANDADLLAISNAPMLTVPEDQVINRFKPYLVKGVNDSYSFNQEIKDMILFEYHDCLHQNTVPDVDIILARDVLSFMKPEKQSILLEEFRDKLKTTGIVILGANEMMPKQSGWMRQLMGDITTFSRE, from the coding sequence ATGGAAAGAACCGAGTTGAATACAAGCGTAAATGAAGAGATGCAAGAGGAATATGTCAGCGAACATGTTTCGATTATCGACTTTAAAATGATAACTTTTTCTCTTGCAGAAAAAGATTACGCAATCGATATTATGAAAGTAAAGGAGATCGCAAAAGCGAATAACTTTACGTATGTTCCGAATACGGCGCCGTTTGTACTTGGCGTGTATAACCTTCGCGGCGATATTATCCCCATTATCGATTTGCGTATTTTCTTCAATATTCCGATTAAGCAGCGTGCAAAAGATACTATTGAAAGTATGGTCATCATCAATGTTGACGATCAAACTTTCGGTATTGTTGTCGACCGAATTGATAAAGTAGTTGGGGTTTCAAAAAACACTATTCAACCGCCGCATCCTATTTTTGGTGATATAAATATTAAGTATATTTACGGCGTAGTAGAAAATGCCGGACAGTTATATATTTTATTGGATGTTGATCGTATTTTTGCTGCCCGTACCGTGACGGATGCTAAGCCGGTAGTTGTCGAAGAAGAAGCTGTACCGGCTGCTGCTGATACTGTTACAAAGGCTGTCGTGTCGGATGTTACTCAATCAAATGACGCGCTTGATATCCGCTTTATCGGTGATACGCTCGCTGCTCTTGGTCAATTCTATGCTTCTCCCGTCAATAATGCATGGTTGGAAAAACGGTATTACGAATGGCGGGATATGCGTGTTGCTTCCAGTATTCAGATACAATCGGAAGATCAAGCACGGGAGTTTTTGAGTAATTTTCTTTCACCGGACACACATCGTTTTTGGTCTGATGGGTATATGAATACGGTATTGGCGGCCTTACCCGACAATGATGCTAAAATTATTACTGTTTGGAATGTCGGATGTGATGCGGGATATGAAACATACAGCCTTGCAGTCTTACTAAAGCAAAAATATCCCCGATCTGCTATTAGAATTTATGCAAATGATGCCGATCTATTAGCTATTTCAAATGCACCGATGCTAACTGTTCCTGAAGATCAGGTAATCAATAGATTTAAACCGTATTTGGTGAAGGGTGTCAATGATTCATATAGTTTTAATCAAGAAATAAAAGATATGATCTTGTTTGAATACCATGATTGTTTGCACCAAAATACGGTGCCGGATGTCGACATTATTCTTGCGCGTGATGTATTGTCGTTTATGAAACCGGAAAAACAAAGTATATTATTGGAAGAGTTTAGAGACAAGCTGAAAACAACCGGTATTGTTATTTTAGGTGCAAATGAAATGATGCCTAAGCAGAGCGGTTGGATGCGGCAACTAATGGGGGATATAACTACTTTCTCACGGGAGTAG
- a CDS encoding chemotaxis protein CheA — translation MSDYLDINNEELLKDFFSEAEQQVEQLESNILVIEQDPTNKEAIDEIFRAAHTLKGGSATVEMSELSGFTHAVEDLLDAIRSNKVTVTEDTIDLLLYSLDIIKAMLDARANGDVYKEDVSATVARLRSNIPEKKDNKKTAAKAPQSKPAAAPVEQPQAKVSSSGDENAVDPASLLSEYEILELREAVPADNKVYAIRVKFDESSLMNTVGGIQVFAALKQSAMVLKTVPDFDALYEDEFHPEVLYYVASSASESSLLSIANIPDVTLSASIDELTFSAEGDASKTKDVKPEQPAAQAAAAQPAAADAEPKEEAAQPDAPQPAASGDAGHPKRPPAAAANTGHSSSGSVLRVDAKRIDYLLNLVSETVITKASLNQSAMEFNELYALFQNANGEYKDRIRKLLDKFPTYLEKLQQGADLNTVKKELSADYAGMFELFSQFETSMKYSVTKFRSSAQNLGRISGELQEGVMKIRMVPISQIFSRFPRVVRDLSKTLNKNIQLVIEGEDTELDKSVVEDLLDPIMHCVRNSMDHGIETPEDRKALGKSEQGTLLLKASNEGNMIVIEVADDGRGIDIDAVKAKAVERGLLHPGKNLTDVEAYQLIFAPGFSTSKTISSVSGRGVGLDVVKTHIEKLNGTVTVVSERNRGTRFTIKLPLTLAIIQGLLIRVGEEVYSIPITSVIESHRVRSEEINRIDSYEVFNVRDEVISLLRLNRLFGVPSAEKGDDGHHYIVIVGTAEKKVGLMVDSLIGEEDVVIKPLKDQFTNSPGIAGASILGDGSVSLIIDVGQLLDLGLKQEMHARERREASIW, via the coding sequence ATGAGTGATTATCTGGATATCAATAATGAAGAATTATTGAAAGACTTTTTTAGTGAAGCAGAACAGCAAGTAGAACAATTGGAAAGTAATATCCTTGTTATCGAACAGGATCCTACTAATAAAGAGGCTATTGATGAAATTTTCCGAGCTGCTCATACGTTAAAAGGCGGTTCTGCAACTGTTGAAATGAGTGAATTATCCGGTTTCACTCATGCCGTAGAAGATTTGCTTGACGCTATCCGGTCAAATAAGGTTACAGTTACCGAAGATACTATTGATCTTTTACTGTATTCTTTGGATATCATTAAAGCAATGCTTGATGCACGAGCTAACGGTGATGTGTATAAAGAAGATGTTTCCGCAACCGTTGCCCGCTTGCGGTCTAATATACCGGAAAAGAAAGATAACAAAAAAACTGCTGCAAAAGCACCGCAGTCGAAACCTGCTGCTGCACCGGTAGAACAGCCGCAAGCAAAGGTTTCATCTTCCGGTGATGAGAATGCTGTCGATCCGGCATCCTTGCTTTCCGAATATGAAATATTGGAACTGCGCGAAGCCGTCCCTGCCGATAATAAAGTATACGCTATTCGTGTCAAATTTGATGAATCAAGTTTAATGAATACCGTCGGTGGAATTCAGGTGTTTGCCGCATTAAAACAGTCTGCAATGGTGCTTAAGACTGTTCCCGATTTTGACGCACTTTATGAAGATGAATTTCACCCTGAAGTTCTCTATTATGTTGCTTCATCTGCGAGTGAAAGCAGTCTGCTGTCGATTGCAAATATTCCCGATGTAACATTGAGCGCCTCCATCGATGAGCTGACCTTCAGTGCTGAAGGGGATGCCTCAAAAACAAAAGATGTCAAGCCGGAGCAGCCCGCTGCACAGGCAGCCGCAGCTCAGCCTGCCGCAGCCGATGCAGAACCGAAAGAAGAAGCGGCGCAGCCGGATGCACCGCAGCCTGCTGCATCCGGTGATGCCGGACATCCGAAACGCCCGCCTGCCGCAGCTGCGAATACCGGTCATTCGTCTTCCGGTTCAGTGCTGCGTGTTGATGCAAAACGAATTGACTATCTGCTTAACTTGGTCAGCGAAACGGTTATCACTAAAGCATCCCTTAACCAGAGTGCGATGGAATTTAATGAGCTGTATGCACTTTTCCAAAATGCTAACGGTGAGTATAAAGACCGAATCCGCAAGCTTTTGGATAAGTTCCCCACATATCTTGAAAAACTTCAGCAGGGTGCGGATTTAAATACCGTTAAGAAAGAACTTTCGGCGGATTATGCCGGTATGTTTGAACTTTTTAGTCAGTTTGAAACCTCGATGAAGTATTCGGTTACAAAATTCCGCTCTTCCGCACAGAATTTAGGGCGTATTTCCGGTGAATTGCAGGAAGGGGTTATGAAAATCCGTATGGTGCCTATTAGCCAGATTTTCAGCCGTTTCCCCCGCGTAGTTCGCGACCTTTCCAAAACTTTAAATAAGAACATTCAGCTTGTTATCGAAGGTGAAGACACCGAGTTGGATAAGTCCGTTGTCGAGGACCTCCTTGATCCTATCATGCACTGTGTGCGTAATTCGATGGATCACGGTATTGAAACTCCGGAAGACCGAAAAGCCTTGGGTAAATCCGAACAAGGAACGCTTCTTCTTAAAGCAAGCAATGAAGGCAATATGATTGTTATTGAAGTTGCCGATGACGGTAGGGGTATCGATATTGACGCCGTCAAAGCGAAGGCCGTTGAACGAGGCCTTTTACATCCGGGAAAAAACCTCACCGATGTCGAAGCGTATCAGCTGATCTTTGCACCGGGCTTTTCGACTTCAAAGACAATTTCCAGTGTTTCGGGTCGAGGTGTCGGATTGGATGTCGTTAAGACCCATATCGAAAAACTGAATGGAACCGTCACGGTTGTGTCTGAAAGAAACAGAGGAACCCGTTTTACAATAAAACTGCCGCTGACGCTTGCAATTATTCAAGGCTTGCTGATACGCGTCGGTGAAGAAGTGTATTCTATCCCGATTACTTCAGTTATTGAAAGTCATCGTGTGCGCAGCGAAGAAATTAACCGCATTGACAGTTATGAAGTGTTTAATGTGCGCGACGAGGTGATCAGCTTGTTGCGTCTGAATAGATTGTTCGGTGTTCCTTCTGCGGAAAAAGGTGATGACGGGCATCATTATATCGTTATTGTCGGAACAGCTGAAAAGAAAGTTGGACTGATGGTCGACAGTCTTATCGGTGAGGAAGATGTCGTTATCAAGCCCTTGAAAGATCAGTTTACAAATTCTCCGGGAATTGCCGGTGCTTCAATTTTAGGAGACGGATCCGTTTCATTGATTATTGATGTCGGGCAATTACTTGATTTGGGGTTAAAACAGGAAATGCATGCCCGTGAACGGCGCGAGGCTTCCATCTGGTAA